Part of the Streptomyces sp. NBC_00457 genome, GTGGGTGCGCCAGCCGACCAGCAGGGCGACGACCGCGAGCACGAGCAGCGTGAGCGCCGTCTGCACCAGGTCGGCGAAGGTCCGCCCGGTCAGCACCGCGCCGCGCGCCATGGGCAGGGAGCGGAAGCGGTCGATGAGCCCCTTGTGCATGTCGTCGGCGATGCCGGCCCCCGCGCCCGCGGTGGCGAACGTGACGGTCTGGGCGAAGATGCCGGCCATCAGGAACTCGCGGTAGACACCGGAGTCCGTGGTGCCGCCGATGTTCATGGAGCCGCCGAACACATAGCTGAACATGACCACGAACATGATCGGCTGGATGAGCCCGAAGATCACCATCTCGGGGATCCGGGACATCCGGATCAGATTGCGTTTGCCGACGACCAGCGAGTCCCGGATGGACTGGCCGATGGGGTGGGTGGGCGCCGCGACGGGCGCGGCGTCGGTGACGGCGCTCACTTGGCTGTCTCCTTCTTGTGCCGGCGGTCCTTGGGGGTGGCCGCCGTGCCGTCTTCTTCGTCCTTGACCTCTGCCACATGGCCGGTGAGGGACAGGAACACGTCGTCGAGGGTGGGCCGGCGCAGGCCGATGTCGTCGATCTCGACACCTCGGACGTCCAGTTCGCGGATGATCTCGGCGAGGAGCTTGGCGCCGCCGGTGACGGGCACGGTGAGCCGGCGGGTGTGCTCCTCGACGGTGGTCTCGCCCTTGCCGAAGCCGGTGAGCACCTGGACGGCGGTCGCGATGTCGTCGCGCTCGTGCACCACGACCTCGACGCGCTCGCCGCCGGTGCGGGCCTTGAGCTGGTCGGCGGTGCCGCGGGCGATGACACGGCCGTGGTCGACCACCGCGATCTCGTGCGCGAGGTGGTCGGCCTCCTCCAGGTACTGGGTGGTCAGCAGCAGCGTCGTACCGCCGGAGACGAGCTGCTTGATGACTTCCCACAGCTGCTGGCGGTTGCGCGGGTCGAGGCCGGTCGTCGGCTCGTCCATGAACATCACGGGCGGCGAGACGACCAGGGCGGCCGCGAGGTCGAGGCGGCGGCGCATGCCTCCGGAGTAGGTCTTCGCGGTCCGGTCGGCGGCGTCCGCGAGGTTGAACTGCTCGAGCAGCTCGGCGGCCCGGACCTTCGCCGCCTTGGCCTTCATCTGGT contains:
- a CDS encoding ABC transporter permease — protein: MSAVTDAAPVAAPTHPIGQSIRDSLVVGKRNLIRMSRIPEMVIFGLIQPIMFVVMFSYVFGGSMNIGGTTDSGVYREFLMAGIFAQTVTFATAGAGAGIADDMHKGLIDRFRSLPMARGAVLTGRTFADLVQTALTLLVLAVVALLVGWRTHTNIGEVLGAFGLLLLLGYAFTWIGALIGLSVSTPEAATSGGLIWLFPVTFISNAFVDSSRLTPWLQHVADWNPFSATVQACRVLFGNPGVSTSDAWPMQHPVWASLIYSVLIIVLFRTLAVRKYRSATA
- a CDS encoding ATP-binding cassette domain-containing protein, translated to MPGAIYAEGLVKTFGDVKALDGVDLDVPEGTVLGLLGPNGAGKTTTVRCLTTLLRPDSGSAVVAGIDVLKHPDAVRRSIGLSGQFAAVDEYLTGRENLQMVGQLYQMKAKAAKVRAAELLEQFNLADAADRTAKTYSGGMRRRLDLAAALVVSPPVMFMDEPTTGLDPRNRQQLWEVIKQLVSGGTTLLLTTQYLEEADHLAHEIAVVDHGRVIARGTADQLKARTGGERVEVVVHERDDIATAVQVLTGFGKGETTVEEHTRRLTVPVTGGAKLLAEIIRELDVRGVEIDDIGLRRPTLDDVFLSLTGHVAEVKDEEDGTAATPKDRRHKKETAK